The Lolium rigidum isolate FL_2022 chromosome 1, APGP_CSIRO_Lrig_0.1, whole genome shotgun sequence region TCTACAGTAGCTAAAACGTTGTGAGCGCGCTGATCTGATCAACTTTTATATAGGTTACTAGGAAGTGtacggcgcggcgcacgccgcgcccgtggtttCACTGGTTTTAAATAtatcaaatattcaaatttgaccaATATGATCTAATTGATACAAATAGTTATGAGATATTGTGATATCCTTTAGGTCTGCATAACTGTTTGTCCTTGAACATAGGCTATTACATGAGGGAAATGTTAGAATAAAGCAGTTTGCATCTTCTAGTCTATTGCAAAACATGCACTCAGCGTACAATATAAACAGTGTCATATGTTTAAGTTGTTGAGGCCACAACAAATACACTTGTTGAATCCAGTTCCATGGAGACACCACATTCATAAGCTTTCTAGAGTTTCGGATTCCCAAGCAAATATCCTTGGTATTTCTTGTCACACGACGCGGAGCTTGCTGCCGTGCAAGCCCGCTTCAAAACTACAGGGCGTTGATTTAATTTGCTTCCACCTCAAATTTTTGACAATCATCTTGGAATGAACAAAAGAAAGAGACAAATTTAGATAGAGCATACAAACATTTTAGATCGAACCAGGACACACCATGGTTCATCTATTTGCAGATCTCTATGAGAACGATAAGTATAACATACCTAAATCTCTCACTTTGGTGCTGACATTTGCACACTGAACTGAACACAGCTGCCGAGCTGGATATCCTTGAGCTTTGTAGAGAGCACAAATGCGTAGCATCAAATAAACTATTAGACAGTCCCGGATTCTTCGCTCGCCCTCTAGCATGCAATGCGATCAAATGTTACCTGACATGGACATAGGATGAACTATTGTTGGGATGAAACGATGACATGTACACTAACATTCAGAAGATACGTCACCTTTTGCGTTATCCTCGGGACAGTTGCTTGCCCTGAGGTGAGGAGCTGCGCTACGATCCCATCGCCGGTGCCGGTGAAGCCGTTGATCTGCTCGAACAGAGAAGAACAAAAAGAACAACTGAGGAGCTGGGCGAGGCCGCTGATATAATCAAATCATTTTTACCGAGTAAACCATTTGACACATGTTTAATGTAAGGAAACATGTAGTAAGCTGAATGAATACAAATGCTTCTTTTTGTACAGACATACTTTGACACCACTGTAGTGTGAGCGCTACGCAGCAATTGAATCTACAAATGACAACTGACATAGATGAGCAAAAAGTATGTGCTAAGAATGCTACCTGACATAGAGGAGCAGAGGGCGAACCTTGTGTTGATGCCATTGACAACAGGCTCTTGTAGAGGAGCTTCTCCGTACAACTCATCCATGGCTTCTGTCATGGGCTTCTCCAGCTTGCCATCGTCATTGTTGCTGCTGGAGCTACAGAAAGTACAATTTCACCACCAAATGAATAAGAACGCAGGGTTACAAATAACTGAAAATCAGATTTTGTCACGTTGCACTTCAGTCGCTTTGTAAAAATCTCACAAAATACAAACCTACAGAAGGAGATACTGGAAATGATGGCCAAAGCTGAGGAGCTGCCACTCGCCAATGTAGTAGGGGTGGTTCCTTGACCACACGTCCACCAAGTACTTTGACTCCACCTCACCATTGATAGCCTGAAATGGAAACCCCCAAAAAAGACCAACATCGAGTGCTCATAAGAAAACACACCAACAATGAGTGTTCAATACATGTGCTTGTGAACGGAAAGTCCTTGTAAACTCTTGGCAAAAATTGAGTTTCTAAGCCAATAAAGAATTCTTATTGCTTAAGGACCTAAACATTTGCTTTTCAGCTGCACACGCAAATCTGTCTCTCAGCCTTTTATCTGGAGCACCAAATTTACATCGCGTACAATGCTTATAAGAAGCACGATATAACTGTGATTCTGCAGGCTGCGCTCAAGGTCTAGCGGAGGTTAGTGAGTCGCCGTTCACAGGCACAGGTACACC contains the following coding sequences:
- the LOC124680640 gene encoding uncharacterized protein LOC124680640 isoform X3; this translates as MVRWSQSTWWTCGQGTTPTTLASGSSSALAIISSISFCSSSSNNDDGKLEKPMTEAMDELYGEAPLQEPVVNGINTRFNCCVALTLQWCQNQRLHRHRRWDRSAAPHLRASNCPEDNAKEGERRIRDCLIVYLMLRICALYKAQGYPARQLCSVQCANVSTKVRDLDDCQKFEVEAN
- the LOC124680640 gene encoding uncharacterized protein LOC124680640 isoform X2, with the protein product MLVFFGGFHFRLSMVRWSQSTWWTCGQGTTPTTLASGSSSALAIISSISFCSSSSNNDDGKLEKPMTEAMDELYGEAPLQEPVVNGINTRFALCSSMSDQRLHRHRRWDRSAAPHLRASNCPEDNAKEGERRIRDCLIVYLMLRICALYKAQGYPARQLCSVQCANVSTKVRDLDDCQKFEVEAN
- the LOC124680640 gene encoding uncharacterized protein LOC124680640 isoform X1 — its product is MLVFFGGFHFRLSMVRWSQSTWWTCGQGTTPTTLASGSSSALAIISSISFCSSSSNNDDGKLEKPMTEAMDELYGEAPLQEPVVNGINTRFNCCVALTLQWCQNQRLHRHRRWDRSAAPHLRASNCPEDNAKEGERRIRDCLIVYLMLRICALYKAQGYPARQLCSVQCANVSTKVRDLDDCQKFEVEAN